One Streptomyces umbrinus genomic window, AGCTCCGCCAGAGCCGCCTTCTCCAGGGCCTCGGCGACCTTGAAGCGGGGGGCGCCGAGTTCGCGGGCGGTGCGGCGCAGGACGCGTGCGCGGGGGTCCTCGGCGCGGTACACGCGGTGGCCGAAGCCCATCAGCCGCTCGCCCTTGTCGAGGGCCTGCCGGACGTAGGCGTCGGCGTCGCCGGTGCGTTCGATCTCCTCGATCATGCCGAGGACGCGGGAGGGGGCGCCGCCGTGCAGCGGGCCCGACATCGCTCCGACGGCGCCCGAGAGTGCCGCCGCCACGTCGGCGCCGGTGGAGGCGATGACGCGGGCCGTGAAGGTGGACGCGTTCATGCCGTGTTCGGCAGCGGACGTCCAGTAGGCGTCGACGGCCGCGACGTGCTTGGGGTCGGGCTCGCCGCGCCAGCGGATCATGAAGCGTTCGACGACGGACTGGGCCTTGTCGATCTCGCGCTGCGGGACCATGGCCAGGCCCTGGCCGCGGGCGGACTGGGCGACGTACGAGAGGGCCATGACGGCGGCGCGGGCGAGGTCCGCGCGGGCCTGCTGCTCGTCGATGTCGAGGAGGGGGCGCAGGC contains:
- a CDS encoding citrate synthase 2, with translation MSDFVPGLEGVVAFETEIAEPDKEGGALRYRGVDIEDLVGHVSFGNVWGLLVDGAFNPGLPPAEPFPIPVHSGDIRVDVQSALAMLAPVWGLRPLLDIDEQQARADLARAAVMALSYVAQSARGQGLAMVPQREIDKAQSVVERFMIRWRGEPDPKHVAAVDAYWTSAAEHGMNASTFTARVIASTGADVAAALSGAVGAMSGPLHGGAPSRVLGMIEEIERTGDADAYVRQALDKGERLMGFGHRVYRAEDPRARVLRRTARELGAPRFKVAEALEKAALAELHARRPDRVLATNVEFWAAIVLDFAEVPAHMFTSMFTCARTAGWSAHILEQKRTGRLVRPSARYVGPGTRNPREIQGYEDIAH